The Streptomyces sp. NBC_01275 genome has a segment encoding these proteins:
- a CDS encoding DUF1152 domain-containing protein encodes MFSLHEPPLFTRLRDARRVLVAGAGGGFDVYAGLPLALALQAAGKDVHLANLSFTDLYGLPTEVWLEPDVAAVRPDTVTRGDYFPEHTLACWLDRHDLPSTVYAFPRTGVGPLRDAYRALLDHLGGVDAVVLVDGGTDILLRGDEHGLGTPEEDMASLAAVQGLTDVPHRLVACLGFGVDAYHGVNHSLVLENLAALDRDGAYLGAFSLPHDSREGGLYVDAVADAQACTPGRPSIVNGSVAAAVRGDFGDVRFTERTKDSRLFVNPLMALYFCVDAPGLARRNLYLDRLEDTVLMRQISSRIEEFREELPLLRQPRAFPH; translated from the coding sequence GTGTTCTCCCTCCACGAGCCTCCCCTGTTCACCCGGCTGCGCGACGCACGCCGGGTGCTCGTCGCCGGTGCGGGCGGCGGTTTCGACGTGTACGCGGGCCTGCCGCTGGCGCTGGCCCTGCAGGCGGCGGGCAAGGACGTCCACCTCGCCAACCTCTCCTTCACCGACCTGTACGGTCTGCCCACCGAGGTGTGGCTGGAGCCGGACGTCGCGGCCGTCCGCCCCGACACCGTGACCCGCGGCGACTACTTCCCCGAGCACACCCTCGCGTGCTGGCTCGACCGGCACGACCTGCCTTCCACGGTGTACGCCTTCCCCCGCACCGGCGTGGGCCCGCTGCGGGACGCCTACCGCGCGCTCCTGGACCACCTGGGCGGGGTGGACGCCGTCGTCCTGGTCGACGGCGGGACGGACATCCTGCTGCGCGGCGACGAGCACGGCCTCGGCACGCCCGAGGAGGACATGGCCAGCCTGGCCGCCGTGCAGGGGCTGACGGACGTACCCCACCGGCTGGTCGCGTGCCTCGGCTTCGGCGTGGACGCCTACCACGGGGTGAACCACTCCCTGGTGCTGGAGAACCTGGCCGCGCTGGACCGCGACGGCGCCTATCTCGGCGCGTTCTCCCTGCCGCACGACAGCCGGGAGGGAGGCCTGTACGTCGACGCGGTGGCCGACGCCCAGGCGTGCACCCCGGGCCGCCCGAGCATCGTCAACGGCTCGGTCGCCGCCGCCGTGCGCGGCGACTTCGGGGACGTACGGTTCACCGAGCGGACGAAGGACAGCCGACTGTTCGTGAACCCGCTCATGGCCCTGTACTTCTGCGTCGACGCGCCCGGTCTGGCCCGCCGCAACCTCTACCTCGACCGGCTCGAG
- a CDS encoding FAD-dependent oxidoreductase → MPRPLRVAIVGAGPAGIYAADALLKSDVAADPGVSIDLFERMPAPFGLIRYGVAPDHPRIKGIITALHQVLDKPQIRLFGNVDYPTDISLDDLRAFYDAVIFSTGATADRELSLPGVDLDGSYGAADFVSWYDGHPDVPRTWPLEAEKVAVLGVGNVALDVARILAKTADELLPTEIPANVYDGLKANKALEIHVFGRRGPAQAKFSPMELRELDHSPTIEVIVDPEDIDYDDGSIATRRGNKQADMVAKTLENWAIRDVGSRPHKLFLHFFESPTEILGEDGKVVGLRTERTALDGTGNVKGTGEFKEWDVTGIYRAVGYLSEKLPKLPWDIDSGTVPDQGGRVIEESGAHLQSTYVTGWIRRGPVGLIGHTKGDANETVSNLLADHAGGRLHTPASPEPAAVDAFLADRNVRFTTWEGWYRLDAAEKALGEPQGRERVKLVEREDMLRESGA, encoded by the coding sequence ATGCCCCGCCCCCTGCGGGTAGCCATCGTCGGAGCCGGCCCCGCCGGGATCTACGCCGCCGACGCGCTGCTCAAGTCCGATGTGGCCGCCGACCCCGGTGTCTCCATCGACCTCTTCGAGCGGATGCCGGCCCCGTTCGGACTGATCCGCTACGGCGTGGCCCCGGACCACCCCCGGATCAAGGGCATCATCACCGCCCTGCACCAGGTCCTCGACAAGCCGCAGATCCGCCTCTTCGGCAACGTCGACTACCCGACCGACATCAGCCTCGACGACCTGCGCGCCTTCTACGACGCCGTGATCTTCTCGACGGGCGCCACGGCCGACCGCGAGCTGTCGCTCCCGGGCGTCGACCTCGACGGCTCCTACGGCGCCGCGGACTTCGTCTCCTGGTACGACGGCCACCCGGACGTCCCGCGCACCTGGCCGCTCGAAGCCGAGAAGGTCGCGGTCCTGGGCGTCGGCAACGTCGCCCTCGACGTGGCCCGCATCCTGGCCAAGACGGCGGACGAGCTGCTGCCGACGGAGATCCCGGCCAACGTCTACGACGGCCTGAAGGCCAACAAGGCGCTGGAGATCCACGTCTTCGGCCGCCGCGGCCCGGCCCAGGCGAAGTTCTCCCCGATGGAGCTGCGCGAGCTGGACCACTCCCCCACCATCGAGGTCATCGTCGACCCCGAGGACATCGACTACGACGACGGCTCGATCGCGACCCGGCGCGGCAACAAGCAGGCCGACATGGTCGCCAAGACGCTGGAGAACTGGGCGATCCGCGACGTCGGGAGCCGGCCGCACAAGCTGTTCCTGCACTTCTTCGAGTCCCCGACGGAGATCCTCGGCGAGGACGGCAAGGTCGTCGGCCTGCGCACCGAGCGCACCGCCCTCGACGGCACCGGCAACGTCAAGGGCACCGGCGAGTTCAAGGAATGGGACGTCACCGGGATCTACCGCGCCGTCGGCTACCTCTCCGAGAAACTGCCGAAGCTGCCCTGGGACATCGACTCGGGCACGGTCCCGGACCAGGGCGGCCGGGTCATCGAGGAGTCCGGCGCGCATCTGCAGTCGACGTACGTCACCGGCTGGATCCGGCGCGGCCCGGTGGGCCTGATCGGCCACACCAAGGGCGACGCCAACGAGACGGTGTCGAACCTGCTCGCCGACCACGCGGGCGGCCGTCTGCACACGCCTGCTTCGCCCGAGCCGGCGGCCGTGGACGCGTTCCTCGCCGACCGGAACGTCCGCTTCACCACCTGGGAGGGCTGGTACAGGCTGGACGCCGCCGAGAAGGCGCTGGGCGAGCCGCAGGGCCGCGAGCGCGTGAAGCTCGTCGAGCGCGAGGACATGCTGCGGGAGAGCGGCGCGTAG
- a CDS encoding SpoIIE family protein phosphatase/ATP-binding protein produces MVRLLGRSDTRPARPPRGSRVRRSPESALGGRSLAAQVFVLQVVIVLVLVVAAVLALLLQVRHDTTQEARNRSLAVAQTFANSPGIVAALRSPHPTAVLQPRAEAARTAADVDFIVVMNTDGIRYTHPKPDRIGKKFVGDIQPALDGGTVVEEVDGTIGRLVQAVVPVHAPDGTVVGLVSSGITTAHVGGNADRQLPLVLASAAVALALATASTALVSRRLLRQTHGLGPREMTRMYEHHDAVLHAVREGVIIVGGEGDLLLANDEAQRLLDLPADAERRQVLDLGLDPGTAELLASGRMVTDEVHLVGERLLAINQRPTDLAGGPAGSVATLRDSTELRALSGRAEATRERLDMLYAAGVAIGTSLDVARTAEELTELAVPRFADFATVDLFDAVLAGEEPETRGALRRTAMSGIRKGAPLYGVGERIRFVDSAPQARSLGGERAVLEARLAQSPGWRAQDLERTEQVVEFGIHSLITVPVRAGALVLGVVSFWRSERPAPFDPDEVVLAEELVARAAISIDNARRFTREHGMAVTLQRSLLPRTLPEQNALDIAYRYLPAQAGVGGDWFDVLPLSGSRVALVVGDVVGHGLHAAATMGRLRTAVHNFSSLDLAPEELLSLLDELVARIDQDEASDGATAPVSGATCLYAIYDPVSRRCTVARAGHPPPALVHPDGRVEYPEVPAGLPLGLGGLPFETAELELAEGSSLVLYTDGLVEDRERDIDAGLELLRTALERAADGSPEETCQAVLDALLPARPNDDIALIVARTRALGADRVAEWDVPMEPAAVGEVRAAVAGQLERWGLEDLSFTTELILSELVTNAIRYGSAPVRVRLLRDRSLICEVADGSSTSPHLRYAAMTDEGGRGLFLVAQLTDRWGTRYTPTGKVIWAEQPLP; encoded by the coding sequence ATGGTCCGACTCCTGGGGCGCTCGGATACCCGGCCGGCCCGTCCGCCCCGTGGCTCCCGGGTCCGGCGTTCACCCGAGTCCGCCCTGGGCGGGCGCAGTCTCGCCGCGCAGGTGTTCGTCCTGCAGGTGGTCATCGTGCTGGTGCTGGTCGTGGCCGCGGTGCTGGCGCTGCTGCTCCAGGTGCGGCACGACACCACGCAGGAGGCCCGTAACCGCTCCCTCGCCGTCGCGCAGACCTTCGCGAACTCGCCGGGCATCGTGGCGGCGCTGCGCAGCCCGCACCCGACCGCGGTGCTCCAGCCGCGGGCCGAGGCCGCCCGCACGGCCGCGGACGTGGACTTCATCGTCGTGATGAACACCGACGGGATCCGCTACACCCATCCGAAGCCGGACCGCATCGGCAAGAAGTTCGTCGGCGACATCCAGCCGGCGCTGGACGGCGGCACCGTCGTCGAGGAGGTCGACGGGACCATCGGCCGTCTCGTGCAGGCCGTCGTCCCCGTGCACGCGCCGGACGGGACGGTCGTGGGCCTGGTGTCGTCCGGCATCACCACCGCCCACGTCGGCGGCAACGCAGACCGCCAGCTGCCCCTCGTCCTGGCCTCCGCCGCGGTGGCCCTCGCCCTGGCCACGGCCAGCACGGCGCTGGTCAGCCGCCGGCTGCTGCGCCAGACCCATGGCCTGGGCCCGCGCGAGATGACCCGTATGTACGAGCATCACGACGCGGTGCTGCACGCCGTGCGGGAAGGCGTGATCATCGTCGGCGGGGAGGGCGATCTGCTGCTCGCCAACGACGAGGCGCAGCGGCTGCTCGACCTGCCCGCGGACGCCGAACGCCGTCAGGTCCTGGACCTGGGCCTGGACCCCGGCACCGCCGAACTGCTCGCCTCCGGGCGGATGGTGACGGACGAGGTGCACCTGGTCGGGGAGCGGCTCCTGGCGATCAACCAGCGGCCCACCGACCTGGCGGGCGGACCCGCCGGCAGCGTCGCGACCCTGCGCGACTCCACGGAGCTGCGCGCCCTGTCCGGCCGGGCGGAGGCGACCCGGGAGCGCCTGGACATGCTGTACGCCGCCGGGGTGGCCATCGGGACGAGCCTGGACGTGGCCCGCACCGCGGAGGAGCTGACGGAGCTCGCCGTGCCGCGATTCGCGGACTTCGCCACCGTGGACCTGTTCGACGCCGTGCTGGCCGGGGAGGAGCCGGAGACCCGGGGCGCGCTGCGGCGCACGGCGATGAGCGGGATCCGCAAGGGCGCGCCGTTGTACGGGGTGGGCGAGCGGATCCGGTTCGTCGACTCCGCCCCGCAGGCCCGCAGCCTCGGCGGCGAACGGGCCGTGCTGGAGGCCCGGCTCGCCCAGTCGCCGGGCTGGCGCGCCCAGGACCTGGAGCGGACCGAGCAGGTCGTGGAGTTCGGCATCCACTCGCTGATCACCGTGCCCGTGCGGGCCGGGGCCCTGGTGCTGGGTGTGGTCAGCTTCTGGCGTTCGGAGCGGCCCGCTCCGTTCGATCCGGACGAGGTGGTCCTCGCGGAGGAGCTGGTGGCGCGGGCCGCGATCTCCATCGACAACGCGCGCCGCTTCACCCGCGAGCACGGCATGGCCGTCACGCTCCAGCGCAGTCTGCTGCCGCGCACCCTGCCCGAGCAGAACGCCCTGGACATCGCCTACCGGTATCTGCCCGCGCAGGCGGGCGTCGGCGGCGACTGGTTCGACGTGCTGCCGCTGTCGGGGTCCCGGGTCGCCCTCGTCGTGGGCGACGTGGTGGGCCACGGGCTGCACGCGGCGGCCACGATGGGCCGGCTGCGCACCGCGGTCCACAACTTCTCCTCGTTGGACCTCGCGCCGGAGGAACTCCTCAGTCTGCTGGACGAGTTGGTGGCCCGGATCGACCAGGACGAGGCGAGCGACGGCGCCACCGCGCCGGTCTCCGGGGCGACGTGTCTGTACGCCATCTACGATCCGGTCTCCCGGCGCTGCACGGTCGCCCGGGCCGGCCATCCGCCGCCGGCGCTGGTCCACCCCGACGGGCGGGTGGAATACCCCGAGGTGCCCGCCGGGCTGCCGCTGGGCCTGGGCGGGCTGCCGTTCGAGACGGCCGAGCTGGAGCTGGCCGAGGGCAGCTCGCTGGTGCTGTACACCGACGGGCTGGTCGAGGACCGGGAACGGGACATCGACGCGGGTCTGGAGCTGCTGCGCACCGCCCTGGAGCGGGCCGCCGACGGCTCGCCCGAGGAGACCTGCCAGGCCGTCCTGGACGCCCTGCTGCCGGCCCGCCCCAATGACGACATCGCCCTGATCGTGGCGCGGACCCGGGCGCTGGGCGCGGACCGGGTCGCCGAGTGGGACGTGCCGATGGAGCCGGCGGCGGTGGGCGAGGTGCGGGCGGCGGTGGCCGGACAGCTGGAGCGCTGGGGCCTGGAGGACCTGTCCTTCACCACGGAGCTGATCCTGAGCGAGCTGGTCACCAACGCGATCCGCTACGGCAGCGCCCCCGTCCGCGTCCGGCTGCTGCGCGACCGTTCGCTGATCTGCGAGGTCGCCGACGGCAGCAGCACCTCGCCCCATCTGCGGTACGCGGCGATGACGGACGAGGGCGGGCGCGGGCTGTTCCTGGTGGCCCAGCTCACCGACCGCTGGGGCACCCGCTACACGCCCACCGGAAAGGTGATCTGGGCGGAACAGCCGCTGCCCTGA
- a CDS encoding SpoIIE family protein phosphatase, translating to MTGSAGDERKRSGPPPELLTGSVADALRAAGGRSGGVYLSSGTSGLLRLAVLAGLPGPLFRPWWRVHVDRPFPVADVHRTGAPVVLANSTETMRRYPQFAAGLPFQFGCLNVPVVAGDRSFGVLTVLRPAASDAMDVLPERERLTQVAQALGAALLGLEADGGCADWDDEPVCVRPPAAGPALGRVGRFSWDPATDAVTADEQAGALLGLPPGEVPATLGDLARAIDPTDAHRLPALLHEAARGTAPPLPIQVRTTAGGLRLLELWASPTAAGSPVGGILLDPGPGAFADGAADLLPEGVFCLDRLGLVVYANARAAHLLGVEPDRLAGRPLWDAVPWLNQPTCEEHLRGALLSPEPAHFHVRLPTADAHRPSGARPYEGDWLRLSLYPGADLLTCTAAPANRVPDDTAPAAADAEGPAPDTAASTAPLYRPIVLAIALTEAVTARQVSAVVMQELLPAFGGRRLAIYLLQERHLYLAWESGFPEGFLAPFEGVGLDARLPGVETLTTGRPLFFDSMEQLSAAYPGIALDAAEGARAFLPLIASGRPVGSCILGFDGSRRGFSSEERTVLTALAGLIAHAMEKAQRYDTEAALARGLQQALLPRRLSQHTRVETAARYLPGTEGMDVGGDWYDVVESGDGLALVIGDVQGHGVQAAATMGQLRSAVRAFALSDRPPEEVMAGTNHLLIDLDPGQFASCCYVRLDPSTGRALAVRAGHPLPVLRHPDGRTEVLDLPGGVVLGVDPRAHYPVTELRLAAGAILALYTDGLVERAGFDIDDGVAALRVALAEAAAVPGRSLGDVADLITATARQAVDRPDDIALLLATRPDGRGDHVREGDGRGGFVRRARHGTEITYGERDGRER from the coding sequence ATGACTGGGAGCGCCGGGGACGAGCGGAAGCGGTCCGGGCCGCCGCCCGAGCTGCTGACCGGGTCCGTGGCGGACGCGCTGCGGGCGGCGGGCGGCCGCTCCGGGGGCGTCTACCTGTCCTCGGGCACGTCCGGGCTGCTGCGCCTGGCGGTGCTCGCGGGGCTGCCGGGGCCGCTGTTCCGCCCCTGGTGGCGGGTGCACGTGGATCGGCCGTTCCCGGTGGCCGACGTGCACCGGACGGGTGCGCCGGTGGTGCTGGCGAACTCCACGGAGACCATGCGCCGCTATCCGCAGTTCGCGGCGGGCCTGCCGTTCCAGTTCGGCTGCCTCAACGTGCCCGTGGTGGCGGGGGACCGCTCCTTCGGGGTGCTGACCGTGCTGCGCCCGGCGGCCTCCGACGCGATGGATGTGCTGCCGGAGCGCGAGCGGCTGACGCAGGTCGCGCAGGCCCTGGGCGCGGCGCTGCTGGGCCTGGAGGCGGACGGGGGGTGCGCGGACTGGGACGACGAGCCGGTGTGCGTACGCCCGCCGGCGGCGGGTCCGGCTCTGGGGCGTGTCGGCCGGTTCTCGTGGGACCCGGCGACCGACGCCGTCACCGCGGACGAGCAGGCGGGCGCCCTGCTCGGTCTGCCGCCGGGCGAGGTCCCGGCCACGCTCGGCGACCTGGCCCGGGCCATCGACCCGACGGACGCCCATCGGCTGCCCGCCCTGCTGCACGAGGCCGCCCGCGGCACCGCCCCGCCGCTGCCGATCCAGGTGCGCACGACGGCCGGGGGCCTGCGGCTTCTGGAGCTGTGGGCGTCGCCGACGGCGGCGGGCTCCCCGGTCGGCGGCATCCTGCTCGACCCGGGCCCCGGCGCCTTCGCCGACGGCGCGGCCGACCTCCTCCCGGAGGGCGTGTTCTGCCTGGACCGGCTGGGGCTGGTCGTCTACGCCAACGCCCGGGCCGCCCACCTGCTGGGCGTGGAGCCGGACCGGCTGGCCGGGCGGCCCCTGTGGGATGCCGTGCCGTGGCTGAACCAGCCCACCTGCGAGGAGCATCTGCGCGGCGCCCTGCTGTCGCCGGAGCCCGCCCACTTCCACGTCCGGCTGCCCACCGCGGACGCCCACCGGCCCTCCGGCGCCCGACCGTACGAGGGCGACTGGCTGCGCCTGTCCCTCTACCCCGGCGCGGACCTCCTGACCTGCACGGCGGCCCCGGCGAACCGGGTGCCGGACGACACGGCCCCGGCCGCGGCGGACGCCGAGGGCCCCGCGCCGGACACCGCCGCCTCGACCGCCCCGCTGTACCGGCCCATCGTGCTGGCCATCGCGCTGACGGAGGCGGTGACCGCCCGCCAGGTGTCGGCGGTGGTCATGCAGGAGCTGCTGCCCGCGTTCGGCGGCCGCCGACTGGCCATCTACCTGCTCCAGGAGCGGCATCTGTACCTGGCGTGGGAGTCCGGCTTCCCAGAGGGCTTCCTGGCGCCGTTCGAGGGCGTGGGCCTGGACGCCCGGCTGCCCGGCGTGGAGACGCTGACCACGGGCCGTCCGCTGTTCTTCGACTCGATGGAGCAGCTGTCGGCCGCCTACCCGGGCATCGCGCTGGACGCGGCGGAGGGCGCCCGCGCCTTCCTCCCGCTGATCGCCTCGGGCCGCCCGGTCGGCTCGTGCATCCTCGGCTTCGACGGCTCGCGCCGCGGCTTCAGCTCCGAGGAGCGCACGGTGCTCACCGCCCTCGCGGGGCTGATCGCCCACGCGATGGAGAAGGCCCAGCGTTACGACACCGAGGCCGCCCTCGCCCGGGGACTTCAGCAGGCCCTGCTCCCCCGGCGGCTGTCGCAGCACACGCGCGTGGAGACCGCCGCCCGGTATCTGCCGGGCACCGAGGGCATGGACGTGGGCGGCGACTGGTACGACGTCGTGGAGTCCGGCGACGGGCTGGCCCTGGTCATCGGCGACGTCCAGGGGCACGGGGTGCAGGCGGCGGCGACCATGGGGCAACTGCGCAGCGCGGTCCGGGCGTTCGCGTTGAGCGACCGGCCGCCCGAGGAGGTCATGGCCGGCACCAACCACCTCCTGATCGACCTCGACCCCGGCCAGTTCGCCAGCTGCTGCTACGTCCGGCTCGACCCGTCCACCGGCCGGGCCCTGGCGGTCCGCGCCGGGCACCCGCTGCCGGTCCTGCGCCACCCCGACGGCCGTACGGAGGTCCTCGACCTGCCCGGCGGGGTGGTGCTCGGGGTCGATCCGCGCGCCCACTACCCGGTGACGGAGCTGCGGCTGGCGGCGGGCGCGATCCTGGCGCTGTACACGGACGGGCTGGTGGAGCGGGCCGGCTTCGACATCGACGACGGCGTGGCCGCGCTGCGCGTCGCCCTGGCGGAGGCCGCCGCCGTCCCCGGGCGTTCCCTCGGGGACGTGGCCGACCTGATCACCGCGACGGCCCGGCAGGCCGTCGACCGGCCCGACGACATCGCCCTGCTGCTCGCCACCCGCCCGGACGGCCGCGGGGACCATGTACGGGAGGGCGACGGGCGCGGAGGGTTCGTGCGCCGGGCTCGACACGGCACGGAGATCACGTACGGAGAGCGCGACGGGCGCGAACGGTGA
- a CDS encoding lipoprotein, with the protein MRIGVGNVGQGLTSAVLLTGLLTGCAADGGGSDASPKGKTKATATASAGAKVAQRGGSVGASGSACELPVTFDVAEFWKAEAVDAQEADDAGGDLADLADALLHQGPVTMACEIDAKPAGKLGYLRVWTGEPGDGDARAVLEEFVSAEEGSSGAKYRSFEAAGVTGAEVEYVTTSELLEETKKERALAVSTSDGPVVLHLGGMDTEEHEAMLPAYELAKSTLRATGA; encoded by the coding sequence GTGCGCATCGGGGTGGGGAACGTGGGGCAGGGGCTGACGTCGGCGGTCTTGCTGACGGGGCTGCTGACGGGGTGCGCGGCCGACGGGGGAGGCTCGGACGCCTCACCGAAGGGGAAGACGAAGGCGACGGCTACCGCGAGCGCGGGCGCGAAGGTCGCTCAGCGCGGCGGGTCCGTCGGCGCCTCCGGGTCCGCCTGCGAGCTGCCCGTCACCTTCGACGTCGCCGAGTTCTGGAAGGCCGAGGCCGTCGACGCGCAGGAGGCGGACGACGCGGGCGGCGATCTGGCCGACCTCGCGGACGCGCTTCTGCACCAGGGGCCCGTCACCATGGCCTGCGAGATCGACGCCAAGCCCGCGGGGAAGCTCGGATATCTGCGGGTCTGGACCGGCGAGCCGGGCGACGGCGACGCGCGCGCCGTGCTGGAGGAGTTCGTGAGCGCCGAGGAGGGGTCGAGCGGGGCGAAGTACCGCTCCTTCGAGGCGGCCGGCGTCACCGGCGCCGAGGTCGAGTACGTCACCACGAGCGAGCTCCTGGAGGAGACCAAGAAGGAGCGCGCGCTGGCCGTCAGCACCTCCGACGGCCCCGTCGTGCTGCACCTCGGCGGGATGGACACCGAGGAGCACGAGGCGATGCTCCCGGCGTACGAGCTCGCCAAGAGCACCCTGCGCGCCACTGGCGCCTGA
- a CDS encoding alkaline phosphatase family protein, giving the protein MAELTRRRLLGSAAGALGGAAALSLLPPSVQKAVAAEPPRHSSLADIEHVVLLMQENRSFDHYFGTLSGVRGFADPDALTLDTGRSVFYQPDAENPKGYLLPFHLDTRTSSAQAIPSTSHAWSVQHDAWNGGRMDRWLPAHRKADGVNGPYVMGYYTREDIPFQFALAETFTVCDHYFCSVLGPTWPNRLMWMTGTLDADGASGGPIINNTAPTPYGWTTYAERLQAAGVSWRVYQQDDDYGCNVLEQFAIFRDAPPGSALYERGVRPQPEGTFEDDARGDRLPTVSWIMPTSHQSEHPDYLPAAGADFVASKIEAIAANPKVWRKTAFILNYDENDGLFDHVPPPTPPAGTPGEFVRGLPVGGGFRVPAIIVSPWTVGGWVATESFDHTSALRFLERLTGVAEPNISTWRRGAFGDLTSAFRLSSPRPLPPSLPQDTAEQLLTAQEEVATLPRPTLPGADQTFPHQEAGRRPQR; this is encoded by the coding sequence ATGGCCGAGTTGACGCGTCGCAGACTGCTGGGATCCGCCGCGGGCGCGCTGGGCGGCGCCGCGGCCCTCTCCCTCCTCCCGCCGAGCGTGCAGAAGGCCGTCGCGGCCGAACCGCCCCGGCACAGTTCGCTCGCCGACATCGAGCACGTCGTGCTGCTGATGCAGGAGAACCGCTCGTTCGACCACTACTTCGGCACCCTCTCGGGCGTGCGCGGCTTCGCCGACCCCGACGCACTCACCCTCGACACCGGCCGCTCGGTCTTCTACCAGCCGGACGCCGAGAACCCCAAGGGCTACCTCCTGCCGTTCCACCTCGACACCCGCACCTCCAGCGCCCAGGCCATCCCGTCCACGAGCCACGCCTGGTCCGTGCAGCACGACGCGTGGAACGGCGGCCGGATGGACCGCTGGCTGCCCGCCCACCGCAAGGCCGACGGCGTCAACGGCCCCTATGTCATGGGCTACTACACGCGCGAGGACATCCCGTTCCAGTTCGCGCTCGCCGAGACCTTCACCGTCTGCGACCACTACTTCTGCTCGGTCCTCGGCCCGACCTGGCCCAACCGCCTGATGTGGATGACCGGCACCCTCGACGCCGACGGCGCCTCGGGCGGCCCGATCATCAACAACACCGCGCCGACGCCGTACGGCTGGACGACGTACGCCGAACGGCTCCAGGCGGCCGGGGTCAGCTGGCGGGTGTACCAGCAGGACGACGACTACGGCTGTAACGTGCTGGAGCAGTTCGCGATCTTCCGCGACGCCCCGCCGGGCTCCGCGCTGTACGAGCGGGGGGTACGGCCGCAGCCGGAGGGGACGTTCGAGGACGACGCCCGGGGCGACCGGCTGCCGACGGTGTCCTGGATCATGCCGACGAGCCACCAGTCGGAGCACCCGGACTATCTGCCGGCGGCCGGCGCGGACTTCGTCGCCTCGAAGATCGAGGCCATCGCGGCGAACCCGAAGGTGTGGCGCAAGACGGCGTTCATCCTCAACTACGACGAGAACGACGGCCTGTTCGATCATGTGCCCCCGCCGACCCCGCCCGCCGGCACGCCCGGCGAGTTCGTCCGCGGGCTGCCCGTCGGCGGCGGTTTCCGCGTTCCCGCCATCATCGTCTCGCCCTGGACCGTGGGCGGCTGGGTGGCCACGGAGAGCTTCGACCACACCTCGGCGCTGCGGTTCCTGGAACGGCTCACCGGAGTGGCGGAGCCCAACATCAGCACCTGGCGGCGCGGCGCCTTCGGCGACCTCACCTCCGCCTTCCGCCTCTCCTCCCCCCGGCCGCTCCCGCCGAGCCTGCCCCAGGACACCGCCGAACAGCTCCTGACGGCGCAGGAGGAGGTCGCCACCCTGCCCAGGCCCACGCTGCCGGGCGCCGACCAGACGTTCCCGCACCAGGAGGCGGGCCGCCGCCCGCAGCGCTGA